A window of the Gemmatirosa kalamazoonensis genome harbors these coding sequences:
- a CDS encoding ABC transporter permease: MPDSALGGFLEATVRTATPLAYAALGEAVVERAGLINIGVEGAIIAGALAALVGAGAAGTLAGFAAAALAGAAIAAVFAVFAVARGSDQIITGTAVTLLGLGLTGALYRMLYGDVGAALSTPTTPPRAVPGLAALPVVGRALFAQPPATYALYALVPAVWWWMYRTHAGLALRAVGERPEAAEAAGIRVRRVRFGAVLFGGAMGGVAGATLVLAQAGTFAEGMSAGRGFIAVAIVVLGRWHPLGVAAGALLFGAASALQYLFQAMGWALPYQLFLALPYALTLVVLATAGARRGAGAAPAALGQIAREG, from the coding sequence GTGCCCGACTCGGCCCTCGGCGGCTTCCTCGAGGCGACCGTGCGCACCGCGACGCCGCTCGCGTACGCCGCGTTAGGCGAGGCGGTGGTGGAGCGCGCGGGGCTCATCAACATCGGCGTGGAGGGCGCGATCATCGCCGGGGCGTTGGCGGCGCTCGTCGGCGCCGGCGCGGCGGGGACGCTGGCAGGGTTCGCGGCCGCGGCGCTCGCCGGCGCCGCGATCGCCGCGGTGTTCGCCGTGTTCGCCGTGGCGCGCGGCAGCGACCAGATCATCACCGGCACCGCGGTGACGCTGTTGGGACTCGGCCTGACGGGCGCCCTGTATCGCATGCTGTACGGCGACGTCGGCGCGGCGCTGTCGACGCCGACCACGCCGCCGCGCGCGGTGCCGGGGCTCGCCGCGCTGCCGGTGGTGGGACGCGCGTTGTTCGCGCAGCCGCCCGCGACGTACGCGCTGTACGCGCTCGTGCCCGCGGTGTGGTGGTGGATGTACCGCACGCACGCGGGACTCGCGCTGCGCGCCGTGGGCGAGCGACCGGAGGCGGCGGAGGCGGCGGGGATCCGGGTGCGGCGCGTGCGATTCGGCGCCGTGCTGTTCGGCGGCGCGATGGGCGGCGTGGCCGGCGCGACGCTCGTGCTCGCGCAGGCGGGAACGTTCGCGGAAGGGATGAGCGCGGGGCGCGGCTTCATCGCGGTGGCGATCGTGGTGCTGGGGCGATGGCATCCGTTAGGCGTCGCCGCGGGTGCGCTGCTGTTCGGTGCGGCGAGCGCGCTCCAGTACCTGTTCCAGGCGATGGGCTGGGCGCTGCCGTATCAGCTCTTCCTCGCGCTGCCGTACGCGCTCACGCTCGTGGTGCTCGCGACGGCGGGCGCGCGTCGCGGTGCCGGGGCCGCGCCGGCCGCGCTCGGGCAGATCGCGCGAGAGGGGTGA
- a CDS encoding carboxypeptidase-like regulatory domain-containing protein: MPRTVLSFTRRARFSVGAIAFTIAHVVRAQTVAVTGTVYDSVSGAPLAGALVQLAAERDPTRVLSAEADSLGRYRITGVSPGRYLAGFVHPALDLLGLDPSMHVVDIPADTARRLDLAIPGGTRLRAAICGSTARADDSTGAIVGQVRDAETDAPLDSARVVVTWQELALGDGARVHLERRRIPAAVRPGGYYAICGVPADDPIVGGAEAPGRRAGLVELRVPAGRVLRRDFRLADSAAATVAAAPNDSAPDPGAERLRGHATLRGVVRRPDGRPASGARVLLLGTDRRADAGDDGRFVLEGLPSGTFSVEARALGFDARRVPVELSSRRASDAEIVLGSRVTTLETVRVMGAPTRSSRARAWRSSSDSGGAPRGTSCPRTTWRSRPRWTRPTRCVACRVWRSCRAVMARSTP, from the coding sequence ATGCCACGGACAGTCCTCTCCTTCACGCGCCGGGCGCGCTTCTCGGTGGGCGCGATCGCGTTCACGATCGCGCACGTCGTGCGCGCGCAGACGGTCGCCGTGACGGGCACGGTGTACGACAGCGTGAGCGGCGCGCCGCTCGCCGGGGCGCTCGTGCAGCTCGCCGCCGAGCGCGATCCGACGCGCGTGCTCAGCGCGGAAGCGGACTCGCTCGGACGCTACCGCATCACGGGCGTGAGCCCGGGACGGTATCTCGCGGGGTTCGTGCATCCCGCGCTCGACCTGCTCGGCCTCGACCCGTCGATGCACGTCGTGGACATCCCGGCGGACACGGCGCGGCGGCTCGACCTCGCGATTCCCGGCGGCACGCGGCTGCGCGCGGCGATCTGCGGGAGCACGGCGCGCGCCGACGACAGCACGGGCGCCATCGTGGGCCAGGTGCGCGACGCGGAGACCGACGCGCCGCTCGACTCGGCGCGCGTCGTCGTGACGTGGCAGGAGCTCGCGCTCGGCGACGGCGCGCGCGTGCATCTCGAGCGGCGTCGCATCCCCGCCGCCGTGCGGCCCGGCGGCTACTACGCGATCTGCGGGGTGCCGGCGGACGACCCGATCGTCGGCGGCGCGGAGGCGCCGGGGCGACGCGCAGGGCTGGTGGAGCTGCGCGTACCGGCGGGGCGCGTGCTGCGTCGCGATTTCCGGCTCGCCGATTCCGCCGCCGCGACGGTCGCCGCGGCGCCTAACGATTCGGCGCCGGATCCGGGCGCCGAGCGGCTGCGCGGGCACGCGACGCTGCGCGGCGTCGTGCGGCGCCCCGATGGCCGTCCGGCGTCGGGCGCGCGGGTGCTGCTGCTCGGCACCGACCGGCGCGCCGATGCGGGCGACGACGGCCGCTTCGTGCTCGAAGGGCTGCCGTCGGGGACATTCTCGGTCGAGGCGCGCGCGTTAGGCTTCGACGCGCGGCGCGTGCCGGTGGAGCTGTCGAGCCGACGCGCGAGCGACGCGGAGATCGTGCTCGGCAGCCGCGTCACGACGCTCGAGACGGTGCGCGTGATGGGCGCGCCCACGCGCTCGTCGCGCGCGCGCGCCTGGCGTTCTTCGAGCGACAGCGGCGGAGCGCCGCGGGGCACTTCCTGTCCGCGGACGACATGGCGAAGTCGGCCCCGGTGGACGCGACCGACGCGCTGCGTCGCATGCCGGGTGTGGAGATCCTGCCGCGCCGTTATGGCGCGATCAACGCCATGA